A DNA window from Nerophis ophidion isolate RoL-2023_Sa linkage group LG13, RoL_Noph_v1.0, whole genome shotgun sequence contains the following coding sequences:
- the LOC133564626 gene encoding gastrula zinc finger protein XlCGF8.2DB-like — MEQEKPKPPHIKKEVEKLQPTHVKEENKEIQPPHIKKEINELQTPHIKEEEEPKPTHINEEEVELQTPHVKEEEEEHRISQNGEELEGLEEVDVPKLPLTGVIVKSDDDEVKGESEEKREVEPPSSSSTQHMATEADGDHCGGSQADKLLAPLSDSDAMPSHSSDTDEEDSEADTTCDTDNTHFECSHCGKTFNHRRNLKPHMRIHTGEKPFSCSRCGKSFRQNGDLKTHMRTHTGEKPFSCSICGKGFTRNSFLITHTRTHTGEKYFICSICGKGFVRNDTLKLHMRIHTGEKTFICSNCGKSFTQNHHLKKHMTTHTGEKKLMCSNCGKGFVQNSDLKRHMRTHTGEKRFVCTSCGKGFAQNTHLKRHMRTHTEEKLFVCT; from the coding sequence ATGGAGCAGGAGAAACCAAAGCCCCCCCATATTAAAAAGGAAGTTGAGAAGCTACAGCCCACCCACGTTAAAGAGGAAAATAAGGAAATACAGCCCCCCCACATAAAAAAGGAAATTAATGAGCTACAGACCccacacattaaagaggaagaagagccAAAGCCCACCCACATTAACGAGGAAGAGGTGGAGCTACAGACCCCACAcgttaaagaggaagaagaagaacacAGAATCAGTCAGAATGGAGAGGaacttgaaggactggaggaggttgatgtcccCAAGTTGCCATTGACTGGTGTCATTGTGAAGAGTGacgatgatgaggtcaaaggtgaaagtgaggagaagagagaggtggagcctccaagcagcagctcaactcaacacatggcaacagaagctgatggagaccactgtggaggatcacaggcagacaagctcttagctccactatcagatagtgatgCCATGCCATCACACTCTTCTGACACTGATGAGGAAGACTCTGAAGCTGATACAACATGtgacactgacaacacacactttgaATGTTCTCACTGTGGCAAAACATTTAATCACCGTCGTAATCTGAAaccacacatgagaatacacactggtgagaaACCATTTTCCTGTTCAAGGTGTGGCAAAAGTTTTAGACAAAATGgtgatttgaaaacacacatgaggacacacactggcgaaaaacctttttcctgttcaatctgtggtaaaggttttacacgaaaTAGTTTTTTGATTACacacacgagaacacacactggtgaaaaatatTTCATTTGTTCGATCTGCGGTAAAGGGTTTGTACGAAATGATACGTTGAAATTACACATGAggatacacactggtgaaaaaacttttatctgttcaaactgtggtaaaagttttacacaaaatcatcatttgaaaaaacacatgacgacacacactggtgaaaaaaaattaatgtgttcaaactgtggtaaaggttttgtacaaaatagcgatttgaaaagacacatgagaacacacactggagaaaaacgctTTGTCTGTACAAGTtgcggtaaaggttttgcacaaaatactcatttgaaaagacacatgcgAACACACACTGAAGAAAAACTTTTTGTCTGTACGTAG
- the LOC133564623 gene encoding gastrula zinc finger protein XlCGF57.1-like, which produces MEQEKPQLLHIKKEEEESHPPHIKEEDEERHLSLFKEDEELHTPHFKEEEEEHSISQYGEHHEGLEEADVPNMPLICVIVKSEDYDIKSESEEKREVESPSSSSAQHTTEADGDHCGGSQADKLLAPLSDPDTDDEDSETDTASHTDNALFECSHCGKTFNHSCNLKRHMRMHAGEKPFSCSSCGKHFTQNHHLKTHMRTHTGEKPFSCSICAKRFTQNHSLKRHMLIHAGEKPFSCSSCGQCFTQNQDLKGHMRTHTGEKPFSCSICAKVFTLNHHLKGHMRIHTGEKPFSCSICGKGFTHNCILKSHMTTHTGEKPFICSICSKGFTQRTHLKTHMTTHTGVKPLTCSICAKGFTQNRDLKAHMRAHNGEKPFSCSICAKGFTQNTHLKTHMTTHTGEKPFICSICSRGFVRNSVMKKHMAKHTAEQHFFCTVCGKGFTQCKDLKEHMLIHTSETTLSCSI; this is translated from the coding sequence ATGGAGCAGGAGAAACCACAGCTCCTCcatattaaaaaggaagaggaggagtcACATCCCccacacattaaagaggaagatgaaGAGCGACATCTAAGCCTCTTTAAAGAAGACGAGGAGCTACACACCCcacactttaaagaggaagaggaggaacacagcatcagtcagtaTGGAGAGCATcatgaaggactggaggaggctgatgtccCCAATATGCCGTTgatttgtgtcattgtgaagagtgaagattaTGATATCaaaagtgaaagtgaggagaagagagaggtggagtctccaagcagcagctcagctCAACacacaacagaagctgatggagaccactgtggaggatcacaagcagacaagctcttagctccactatcagatcctgacactgatgatgaagactcggAAACTGATACAGCATCTCACACTGACAACGCACTCTTTGAATGTTCTCACTGTGGCAAAACTTTTAATCACAGTTgtaatctgaaaagacacatgagaatgcaCGCAGGCGAAAAACCTTTCTCCTGTTCAAGCTGCGgtaaacattttacacaaaatcatcatttgaaaacacacatgagaacacacactggtgagaaacctttttcttgttcaatctgtgccAAACGTTTTACACAAAATCatagtttgaaaagacacatgctAATACATgcgggtgaaaaacctttttcctgttcaagcTGTGGTCAATGTTTTACACAAAATCAGGATTTGAaaggacacatgagaacacacactggtgaaaaacctttttcctgttcaatctgtgctaAAGTTTTTACACTAAATCATCATTTGAAAGGacatatgagaatacacactggtgaaaaacctttttcctgttcaatctgtggtaaaggttttacacacaaTTGTATTTTGAAatcacacatgacaacacacactggtgaaaaaccatttatctgttcaatctgtagtaaaggatTTACACAAAGAActcatttgaaaacacacatgacaacacataCTGGTGTAAAGCCGCTTACGTGTTCAATTTGtgctaaaggttttacacaaaatagGGATTTGAAAGCACACATGCGAGCCCAcaatggtgaaaaacctttttcctgttcaatctgtgctaagggttttactcaaaatactcatttgaaaacacacatgacaacacacactggtgaaaaaccgtttatctgttcaatctgtagtagagGTTTTGTACGAAATAGTGTTATGAAAAAACACATGGCAAAACACACggcagaacaacattttttttgtacagtatgtggtaaaggttttacacaatgCAAGGACTTGAAAGAACACATGCTTATACACACTAGTGAAACAACTTTGTCCTGTTCAATCTAA
- the LOC133564627 gene encoding gastrula zinc finger protein XlCGF8.2DB-like, with protein MKQYKPQPTHMKQEKEEPHPTDIKEEDEEHSISQNGEYHEGLEEADFLKMPLTVVIVKSENDEVKSESEEKREVEPPSSSSTQHMTTEDDGDHCGGSQVDKLLAPLSDSDDMMSHSPDTDDEDSEADTTCHTDNTNFECPHCGKPFNYRRNLKTHMRIHAGEKPFCCLSCGKRFTQNHHLKIHMRTHTGEKPFSCSICAKGFTSNHNLKTHTRTHAGEKPFSCSVCGKRYTLNHHLKGHMRTHTGEKPFSCSICAKGFTHNINLKTHMRTHTGEKPFICSICGKGLVRNSDLKAHMATHTGKKPFSCPNCAEGFVQKDKLKLHMRTHAGKNTVSCSSCAKAFLRKDTLERHMKTHTGEET; from the coding sequence ATGAAGCAGTACAAACCACAGCCCACACATATGAAACAGGAAAAGGAGGAGCCACATCCCACcgacattaaagaggaagacgaggaacacagcatcagtcagaaTGGAGAGTATcatgaaggactggaggaggcgGATTTCCTCAAGATGCCTTTGACTGTAGTCATTGTGAAGAGTGAAAATGATGAGGTCaaaagtgaaagtgaggagaagagagaggtggagcctccaagcagcagctcaactcaacacatgacaacagaagatgatggagaccactgtggaggatcacaagtagacaagctcttagctccactatcagatagtgatgacatgatgtcacactctcctgacactgatgatgaagactctgaaGCTGATacaacatgtcacactgacaacacaaacTTTGAATGTCCTCACTGTGGCAAACCTTTTAATTATCGTCGAaatctgaaaacacacatgagaatacacgctggtgaaaaacctttttgctGTTTAAGCTGTGGCAAAAGATTTACACAAAATCatcatttgaaaatacacatgaggacacacactggagaaaaacctttttcttgttcaatctgtgctaAAGGTTTTACAAGCAATcataatttgaaaacacacacaagaacacatgctggtgaaaaacctttttcttgttcagtcTGTGGAAAAAGGTATACACTTAATCATCACTTGAaaggacacatgagaacacacactggtgaaaaacctttttcctgttcaatctgtgctaaaggttttacacacaatattaatttgaaaacacacatgagaacacacactggtgaaaaaccttttatctgttcaatctgtggtaaagggcTTGTACGAAATAGTGACTTGAAAGCACACATGGCAACGCACACCGgtaaaaaacctttttcatgtccAAACTGTGCTGAAGGCTTTGTGCAAAAAGATAAATTGaaattacacatgagaacacacgctgGTAAAAACACTGTTTCCTGTTCAAGCTGTGCTAAAGCTTTTTTACGAAAAGATACTTTGGaaagacacatgaaaacacacactggtgaggAAACGTGA